The Apium graveolens cultivar Ventura chromosome 11, ASM990537v1, whole genome shotgun sequence genome has a window encoding:
- the LOC141696855 gene encoding MA3 DOMAIN-CONTAINING TRANSLATION REGULATORY FACTOR 2-like has protein sequence MEYGDKFMSNERQEQLRAASESIDPLSVSPLQISTSKSPKSPRSPKSPRSPNAHHGKHGTAKPGSPLKNDRHSHSGRDGRPKKGGCGGKGTWGGMLDMNDEHLDPNDPNYNSAEDKDKTSATQPNSPLLEYKKKATVIVDEYFATDDVVSTANELRELGMPNFNYYFVKKLVSMAMDRHDKEKEMTAILLSSLYADVIDPPQVYKGFSKLVEAADDLIVDIPDTVDVLALFIARAVVDDILPPAFLKKILESLPKDSKGIDVIKRAEKGYLSAPLHAEIIERRWGGSKNKTVEDVKAQINNLLAEYVVSGDKKEACRCIKDLNVPFFYHEIVKRAIIMAMERPQAEGRLLDLLNTAADECLINSSQISKGFSRIIDTVDDLSLDIPNAREKLQNIISKAASEGWVCASSLKSLSSPTSKKGLEDRAAKAFKMKAQSIIQEYFLSSDIEEVSRCLDSKNSFCAAELNAIFVKRLITLAMDRKNREKEMASVLLSSLCFPADDVINGFTMLIESADDTALDNPVVVEDLAMFLARAVVDEVLAPSHLEDIKSQCSGTDSGGNKVLQMAQSLLNARLSGERILRCWGGGGRAIEDVKDKIGKLLEEYESGGDIREACRCIKELNMPFFNHEVVKKSLVALIEKKNDRLWGLLRQCFSTGLITMNQMTKGFGRLAESLDDLALDVPDAEKKFAQYVEQAKAEGWLDSSVSFQRSGHVVENGAFS, from the exons ATGGAGTATGGTGACAAATTTATGTCGAATGAGCGCCAGGAACAACTTAGAGCTGCTTCAGAAAGTATAGACCCGTTATCGGTTTCTCCATTACAGATTTCGACATCAAAATCTCCCAAGTCACCGAGATCTCCAAAGTCTCCAAGGTCACCTAATGCTCATCATGGAAAACATGGCACTGCCAAGCCTGGGAGTCCACTGAAGAATGACAGGCATTCGCATTCTGGAAGAGACGGTCGCCCTAAGAAAG GCGGTTGTGGGGGAAAAGGAACCTGGGGAGGCATGCTTGATATGAATGATGAACACCTTGACCCTAATGACCCAAACTATAATAGTGCTGAG GATAAGGATAAAACAAGTGCAACACAACCAAATTCACCACTTCTAGAGTACAAAAAGAAGGCAACAGTGATTGTGGATGAGTATTTCGCGACTGATGATGTTGTCTCAACTGCTAATGAATTGCGGGAACTTGGAATGCCAAATTTTAATTATTACTTTGTTAAGAAGCTTGTGTCTATGGCAATGGATAGGCATgacaaagaaaaagaaatgacCGCTATTCTGTTATCCTCCCTCTATGCCGATGTCATTGATCCCCCACAAGTTTACAAGGGATTCAGTAAGCTAGTGGAAGCAGCAGATGACTTGATTGTAGATATTCCAGACACAGTTGATGTTCTCGCATTGTTTATTGCCCGGGCTGTGGTAGATGACATACTTCCTCCTGCATTTCTGAAAAAGATTTTGGAGTCCTTGCCCAAGGATTCTAAAGGAATAGATGTGATTAAGAGAGCCGAGAAGGGATATTTATCAGCCCCTCTCCACGCAGAAATCATTGAGCGGCGCTGGGGTGGAAGCAAGAACAAAACTGTTGAAGATGTCAAGGCTCAAATTAACAACCTCTTAGCAGAATATGTTGTCAGTGGTGACAAAAAAGAGGCATGCAGATGCATCAAAGATCTTAATGTTCCTTTTTTCTACCATGAGATAGTTAAACGAGCTATAATAATGGCAATGGAAAGGCCCCAAGCTGAGGGACGTCTTCTTGATCTATTAAATACTGCCGCTGATGAGTGTTTAATCAATTCTAGTCAAATATCAAAAGGATTTAGTCGGATTATTGACACTGTTGATGACTTGTCACTTGACATACCAAATGCAAGGGAGAAATTGCAGAATATTATATCAAAAGCAGCATCAGAAGGTTGGGTATGCGCCTCATCTTTGAAGTCATTGTCATCACCGACTTCAAAGAAGGGATTAGAAGATAGAGCGGCCAAAGCTTTCAAGATGAAGGCCCAGTCCATTATTCAGGAGTATTTTCTTTCAAGCGATATTGAAGAGGTAAGTCGGTGTCTAGATTCAAAAAACAGTTTTTGTGCAGCCGAACTGAATGCAATATTTGTTAAGAGGCTAATAACGCTGGCAATGGACCGTAAGAACAGAGAGAAAGAGATGGCTTCTGTTCTGTTGTCGTCTTTGTGTTTTCCAGCTGATGATGTCATAAATGGATTTACTATGTTAATTGAATCTGCTGATGATACTGCTTTAGATAATCCAGTTGTGGTTGAGGACCTTGCAATGTTCTTAGCTAGGGCAGTGGTAGATGAAGTGCTTGCTCCTTCACACTTAGAAGATATTAAGAGCCAGTGCTCAGGGACAGACTCGGGTGGGAACAAAGTGCTGCAAATGGCACAATCATTGCTCAACGCTCGTCTTTCTGGAGAACGGATATTGAGGTGTTGGGGTGGTGGTGGAAGGGCAATTGAAGATGTCAAAGACAAGATTGGTAAGCTGTTGGAGGAGTATGAGTCTGGAGGCGATATTAGAGAAGCTTGTCGTTGCATAAAGGAGTTGAATATGCCATTTTTCAATCATGAGGTTGTTAAGAAATCACTAGTGGCACTCATAGAAAAGAAAAATGACAGGTTGTGGGGTTTACTCAGACAGTGTTTTAGCACCGGGCTCATAACCATGAATCAGATGACCAAAGGCTTTGGCAGATTAGCAGAATCACTTGATGACTTGGCTTTGGATGTTCCTGATGCGGAGAAGAAGTTTGCACAGTATGTTGAACAAGCCAAGGCTGAAGGCTGGTTGGATTCATCTGTGAGTTTCCAGAGATCGGGACATGTTGTAGAAAATGGAGCTTTCTCATGA